A single genomic interval of Flavobacterium sp. N2820 harbors:
- a CDS encoding response regulator transcription factor: MHILIVEDEKGIIDFLKQGLEEEGFAISTAMDGKEGLEKALSQQVDLVLLDWMLPKLSGLEVCKAIRTQNSDVPIIFLTAKDTIQETIEGLKAGANDYIKKPFSFEELLERIKIHFRTKDEVKILTLGTITLDKSKFQVFVGPNEISLTQREFELLEYLIKNKGTVCTRNKIIEDVWDIHFEYDTGVIDVFMNALRKKLNLTKDQDLIKTIRGVGYIAND, encoded by the coding sequence ATGCATATTTTAATTGTTGAAGATGAAAAAGGAATTATAGATTTTTTAAAACAAGGTCTAGAAGAAGAAGGTTTTGCGATTTCCACAGCAATGGATGGTAAAGAAGGCCTTGAAAAAGCATTGTCTCAACAAGTTGATTTAGTCTTATTGGACTGGATGTTGCCAAAATTAAGTGGATTAGAAGTTTGTAAAGCAATTCGAACTCAAAATAGTGATGTTCCTATTATTTTTTTAACTGCGAAAGATACCATTCAAGAAACAATAGAAGGTTTAAAAGCAGGTGCTAATGATTACATAAAAAAGCCATTTTCTTTCGAAGAACTCTTAGAACGTATAAAAATTCATTTTAGAACTAAAGATGAAGTAAAAATACTAACTTTGGGTACGATTACATTAGACAAATCTAAATTTCAAGTCTTTGTAGGTCCTAATGAAATTTCATTAACTCAGCGTGAATTTGAATTATTGGAATATTTGATAAAAAATAAAGGCACCGTTTGCACAAGAAATAAAATTATTGAAGATGTATGGGATATTCATTTTGAGTACGATACGGGTGTCATTGACGTTTTCATGAATGCACTTCGAAAAAAATTAAACTTAACGAAAGATCAAGATCTAATCAAAACTATTAGAGGAGTCGGATACATTGCCAATGACTAA
- a CDS encoding DUF3570 domain-containing protein has translation MKSKFIFALGLMSCLAFSQEKDSTEIVYKKRVLESIEVDFLASYYKQDGIHSSVSGGMGSEKLTDLASNITIAIPLNDDDVLTVDMGISAYTSASSSNINPFNSSGASGGDDDDDDDDDRRAPVDGPYGTPWQASSGASAQDALTAVVVNYSHSSDDRNFIWNADVAFSNEYDYTSIGFGGGVSKLFNNKNTEISLKGNVYLDQWRPIYATELHEYAKYGSGFQSNGFFSGVTILDQNGNASTAYLPSDFTTWNSTNRNSYSASFGFSQVATKKMQFSLFFDILHQEGMLSTPYHRVYFADKANYYIGQAADIPVYETTQNTGVYQLADDIERLPNTRFKIPVGARLNYYLNERLTLRTYYRYYWDDWGITSNTASIELPIKLSERFTVFPSYRYYTQEQSKFFAPFETHLSTEKYYTSDYDLSTFNAHQYGFGLNYTDIFANAKIWKFGLKNIDFRFNHYDRNDGLSANIVTFGVKFVQQ, from the coding sequence ATGAAAAGTAAATTTATATTCGCCTTAGGATTAATGAGTTGTTTGGCTTTCTCGCAAGAAAAAGATTCAACTGAAATAGTATATAAAAAACGTGTCTTAGAGTCAATCGAAGTAGATTTTTTAGCTAGTTATTACAAACAAGATGGTATCCATTCTTCTGTTTCAGGTGGTATGGGGTCCGAAAAATTAACAGATTTAGCATCAAATATTACTATAGCAATTCCTCTTAATGATGATGATGTATTAACAGTTGATATGGGTATTTCAGCATATACGTCGGCTTCGTCAAGTAATATTAATCCATTTAATTCTTCCGGTGCTTCTGGTGGCGATGATGACGATGATGATGATGATGATAGAAGAGCACCCGTTGATGGACCTTATGGAACACCTTGGCAGGCATCGTCTGGAGCTTCTGCACAAGATGCTTTAACAGCTGTGGTAGTAAATTATAGTCACAGTAGCGATGATCGAAATTTTATTTGGAACGCAGATGTAGCTTTTTCTAATGAGTACGATTATACTTCAATTGGTTTTGGCGGAGGAGTAAGTAAATTATTTAACAATAAAAACACAGAAATTTCTCTTAAAGGAAATGTATACTTAGATCAATGGAGACCAATTTATGCAACAGAATTGCATGAATATGCAAAATATGGTTCAGGATTTCAAAGTAATGGATTTTTTAGCGGTGTAACAATTTTAGATCAAAATGGAAATGCATCAACAGCTTATTTGCCGTCAGATTTTACAACTTGGAACTCTACTAATAGAAATTCATATTCAGCTTCTTTTGGATTTTCTCAAGTAGCAACCAAAAAAATGCAATTTTCTTTATTTTTCGACATTTTACATCAAGAAGGAATGTTGTCAACACCATACCATAGAGTATATTTTGCAGACAAAGCAAATTATTACATTGGACAAGCAGCTGACATTCCTGTTTATGAAACAACTCAAAACACAGGTGTTTATCAATTAGCAGACGACATTGAACGTTTACCAAATACACGTTTCAAAATTCCAGTTGGTGCACGTTTAAACTACTATTTGAATGAACGATTAACCCTTAGAACGTATTATAGATACTATTGGGATGATTGGGGAATAACATCGAACACCGCTAGTATTGAATTGCCAATTAAACTATCAGAAAGATTTACCGTTTTTCCTTCTTACAGATATTATACGCAAGAACAATCTAAATTTTTTGCACCTTTTGAAACGCATTTATCAACAGAGAAATATTATACATCTGACTATGATTTATCGACTTTTAATGCACATCAATATGGATTTGGGTTGAATTATACAGATATTTTTGCAAACGCTAAAATTTGGAAATTCGGATTAAAAAATATTGATTTTAGGTTTAATCATTACGACAGAAATGATGGTCTAAGTGCTAATATTGTTACATTTGGAGTAAAATTTGTACAACAATAA
- a CDS encoding sensor histidine kinase, producing MTNFFSFSFKNRIAFNYILSSSILIAIVFLSIFSIVKYSVNQHVNEEIQEELYKHLDDVTTDENDTYLIHVDQWRAREHNSISVNPVFVEFYDNNKQLIDKSPNLKNSNVELLDNDKNNKFTDTKLNGIPIRQIQTAIINKNEIVGYLVVAMSLEDFEIVKILKNILLISYPLILILLFLIARFFAGKSIKPVRTIIDTSSKITKDNLKTRIPLPINKDELFILSKNINNLLDRVENAIEREKQFTSDASHELRTPLAVMKGTMEVLIRKPRTQIQYEEKINFCISEVDRLNHMVDQLLLLARFENQKQNIKNETIYLNAIILDNLTRFSQKIEYKKLKVITNFSEDFYIQSDSYLVSIIVSNLISNALKYSNDNEVVTIILTNEGNQIIFKISNNGIGIAPSDIAKIFNSFYRSDVTNQSEVKGTGLGLSIVKRLCDLLKFEISVESKLHQSTTFILSFPLAKLK from the coding sequence ATGACTAATTTTTTTTCATTTTCATTTAAAAACAGAATTGCTTTTAACTATATCTTGAGCAGTTCAATACTTATTGCAATAGTTTTTCTTTCCATTTTTAGCATTGTTAAATACAGTGTTAATCAGCATGTTAATGAGGAGATTCAAGAAGAATTATACAAACATTTAGATGATGTAACTACAGATGAAAATGATACATATCTAATTCATGTGGATCAATGGCGCGCACGAGAACATAATTCTATCAGTGTTAATCCTGTTTTTGTTGAATTTTATGATAATAATAAACAACTTATCGATAAATCACCCAATTTAAAAAATTCAAATGTTGAATTATTAGATAATGATAAAAATAATAAGTTTACCGACACCAAGTTAAACGGAATTCCTATTCGACAAATTCAAACGGCGATTATCAATAAAAATGAAATTGTTGGATACCTTGTAGTGGCAATGTCATTAGAAGATTTTGAAATTGTTAAAATTCTAAAAAATATTCTATTAATTTCTTACCCATTAATTTTAATTTTACTCTTTTTAATAGCAAGATTTTTTGCAGGAAAAAGCATCAAACCAGTTCGAACAATTATTGATACTTCGAGTAAAATAACAAAAGACAATTTAAAAACTCGTATTCCACTACCAATAAATAAAGATGAATTATTTATTTTATCTAAAAACATTAACAATCTTTTAGATAGAGTCGAAAATGCAATTGAACGTGAAAAACAATTTACTTCTGATGCTTCTCATGAATTGAGAACTCCATTGGCCGTTATGAAAGGTACTATGGAAGTTTTGATTCGAAAACCAAGAACACAAATTCAATATGAGGAAAAAATTAATTTTTGCATTTCTGAAGTCGATCGATTAAATCATATGGTTGACCAATTATTACTCTTGGCCCGATTTGAAAATCAAAAACAAAACATCAAAAACGAAACCATTTATTTGAACGCAATAATTTTAGATAATTTAACCCGTTTTTCTCAAAAAATAGAGTATAAAAAACTCAAAGTAATTACAAATTTTTCAGAAGATTTTTATATTCAATCCGACAGTTATCTAGTTTCAATTATTGTGAGTAATTTGATTTCAAACGCTTTAAAATATTCAAATGATAACGAGGTTGTAACCATAATTTTAACCAATGAAGGCAATCAAATTATCTTTAAAATTTCTAATAATGGAATTGGAATCGCACCAAGTGATATAGCTAAAATATTCAATTCATTTTATCGCTCTGATGTAACAAATCAATCTGAAGTTAAAGGAACAGGTTTAGGATTATCAATTGTAAAAAGACTTTGTGATTTACTAAAATTTGAAATCTCTGTAGAAAGCAAATTACACCAAAGCACCACTTTTATTTTAAGTTTCCCTTTAGCCAAACTTAAGTAG